In Miscanthus floridulus cultivar M001 chromosome 5, ASM1932011v1, whole genome shotgun sequence, one genomic interval encodes:
- the LOC136453649 gene encoding eukaryotic translation initiation factor 2 subunit beta-like isoform X2: MADDEQAEKKEEVPELAPFDPTKKKKKKKVVIQEPSDEVDNLAEKTESLTVAESSEPSFAPDDQVREDEEEGIVLLPPDTLGKELTEIISMKRGSV, from the exons ATGGCGGACGACGAGCAGGcggagaagaaggaggaggtccCCGAG CTTGCTCCTTTTGATCcaaccaagaaaaagaagaagaagaaggtggtgATACAAGAGCCATCAGATGAGGTGGATAACTTGGCAGAGAAGACTGAGAGTTTGACTG TAGCTGAGTCTAGTGAACCAAGCTTTGCTCCAGACGATCAAGTTAGagaggatgaagaagaagggaTTGTGCTCCTGCCACCAGATACCCTTGGGAAGGAACTGACAGAGATTATAAGTATGAAGAG AGGGAGCGTTTAG
- the LOC136453649 gene encoding eukaryotic translation initiation factor 2 subunit beta-like isoform X1, producing MADDEQAEKKEEVPELAPFDPTKKKKKKKVVIQEPSDEVDNLAEKTESLTVAESSEPSFAPDDQVREDEEEGIVLLPPDTLGKELTEIISMKRRRHVWLVACQAGFSPGIDRVAR from the exons ATGGCGGACGACGAGCAGGcggagaagaaggaggaggtccCCGAG CTTGCTCCTTTTGATCcaaccaagaaaaagaagaagaagaaggtggtgATACAAGAGCCATCAGATGAGGTGGATAACTTGGCAGAGAAGACTGAGAGTTTGACTG TAGCTGAGTCTAGTGAACCAAGCTTTGCTCCAGACGATCAAGTTAGagaggatgaagaagaagggaTTGTGCTCCTGCCACCAGATACCCTTGGGAAGGAACTGACAGAGATTATAAGTATGAAGAG GCGTAGGCATGTTTGGTTGGTGGCCTGCCAGGCAGGTTTCTCGCCAGGCATTGATCGTGTCGCCAGGTGA